The following proteins are co-located in the Massilia litorea genome:
- a CDS encoding sensor domain-containing protein: MKTDNGSASGEQPGAELQAMSRQLLGTLEAMSDAFYTLDKGWRFTYLNEAAERLLRRSRHELLGKVLWEAYPDLVGTHFGAQYEFAMARRQPVAFEEYYAPLQAWKDVRIFPTEEGLATYTTEITERKRLQEMEREAAERFRMVARVTSDIIWDWDVPKGRLWWSEGVQSMFGYDADAFNDGIDDWTSRIAPEDRERVVSGLYAAMNGGRETWGAEYRFLRGDGAYVSVRNQGVFRRNAEGATLNVIGSMLDISAEKQAEAERREAEARNRLLASLLDNAHDAISVSSIDLRITYWNQGAERLFGWTAAEVIGKTKGELMMLGEDDLERAYHQVVHKGDWRGEIGKRRKDGRRVTVESHLTLVRGDDVQPPLVLEIETDITQRKHDEHAILSLAFFDPLTRLPNRRLLLDRLRHAVAATRRDGHGGALLFIDLDNFKTLNDTLGHDKGDLLLQQVARRLEARVPRGSDTVARHGGDEFVIVLEYLSADQEEAAAQAEHVAEKLLGAFNEPFQLDGHQHYATPSIGVALFDQDIKDIDELLKRADLAMYQAKAAGRNTIRFFDLHMQTVINARVALEADLRRSLQTHGFALHYQRQTDSSGYTMGAEALLRWQRPGSQPVSPSVFIPLAEETGLIVQLGEWVLEAACRQLVAWASRPETAHLTMAINVSARQFRQPAFVDLVLRVIERTGADPRRIKLELTESLLVANVENTIDTMHALKEKGIGFALDDFGTGYSSLAYLKRLPLDQLKIDQSFVRDVLTDPNDAAIARTILGLGRTLGLDVIAEGVETADQRNFLAMHGCSAFQGYLFGRPVAAEQF, encoded by the coding sequence ATGAAGACGGACAATGGATCAGCAAGCGGTGAACAGCCCGGCGCGGAGTTGCAGGCGATGTCGCGCCAGCTCCTGGGCACGCTGGAGGCCATGTCCGACGCGTTCTACACGCTGGACAAGGGATGGCGGTTCACCTACCTGAACGAAGCAGCCGAGCGGCTGCTGCGGCGGTCGCGCCACGAGTTGCTCGGCAAGGTGTTGTGGGAAGCCTACCCGGACCTGGTGGGTACGCATTTCGGGGCGCAGTACGAGTTTGCGATGGCGCGCCGGCAGCCGGTCGCATTCGAGGAATACTACGCCCCGCTGCAGGCATGGAAGGACGTGCGCATCTTCCCGACGGAAGAAGGCCTGGCCACCTATACCACCGAAATCACCGAGCGCAAGCGGCTGCAGGAGATGGAGCGCGAGGCCGCCGAGCGGTTCAGGATGGTGGCGCGTGTGACCAGCGACATCATCTGGGACTGGGATGTCCCCAAGGGCCGCCTCTGGTGGAGCGAGGGCGTGCAATCCATGTTCGGCTACGACGCGGACGCCTTCAATGACGGCATCGACGACTGGACCTCCCGGATCGCGCCGGAGGATCGTGAGCGCGTCGTCAGCGGCTTGTATGCGGCAATGAATGGTGGGCGCGAAACCTGGGGCGCGGAATACCGCTTCCTGCGCGGGGACGGCGCTTACGTCAGCGTACGGAACCAGGGCGTGTTCAGGCGCAACGCCGAAGGTGCAACGCTCAACGTGATCGGTTCGATGCTCGACATCAGCGCGGAGAAGCAGGCCGAAGCCGAGCGCCGCGAAGCCGAAGCACGCAACCGGCTGCTGGCGTCGCTGCTGGACAATGCCCACGATGCGATCTCGGTTTCAAGTATCGATTTGCGCATCACCTACTGGAACCAGGGCGCCGAACGCCTGTTCGGCTGGACCGCCGCCGAGGTCATCGGCAAGACCAAGGGCGAACTCATGATGCTGGGCGAGGACGACCTGGAACGGGCGTATCACCAGGTCGTGCACAAGGGCGACTGGCGCGGCGAAATCGGCAAGCGGCGCAAGGACGGGCGCCGGGTGACGGTCGAATCGCACCTGACCCTCGTGCGCGGCGACGATGTCCAGCCGCCCCTGGTGCTGGAAATCGAAACCGACATCACGCAGCGCAAGCACGACGAGCATGCGATCCTCAGCCTCGCCTTTTTCGATCCCCTGACGCGCTTGCCGAACCGGCGCCTGCTGCTGGACCGGCTGCGGCACGCGGTCGCGGCAACCAGGCGCGACGGCCATGGCGGCGCCCTGCTCTTCATCGACCTGGATAACTTCAAGACCCTCAACGATACGCTCGGGCACGACAAGGGCGACCTGCTGCTGCAGCAGGTCGCGCGGCGCCTCGAAGCGCGGGTGCCGCGCGGCAGCGACACCGTGGCGCGGCACGGCGGGGACGAATTCGTCATCGTGCTGGAGTACCTGAGCGCGGACCAGGAAGAGGCGGCAGCCCAGGCCGAACACGTCGCAGAAAAATTGCTCGGCGCATTCAATGAGCCGTTCCAGCTGGACGGGCACCAGCACTATGCGACGCCCAGCATCGGCGTGGCCCTGTTCGACCAGGACATCAAGGACATCGACGAACTGCTCAAGCGCGCAGACCTGGCGATGTACCAGGCCAAGGCGGCCGGCCGCAACACGATCCGCTTCTTCGACCTGCACATGCAGACGGTGATCAATGCGCGTGTCGCGCTGGAGGCCGATCTGCGCCGCAGCCTGCAAACCCACGGATTCGCCCTGCATTACCAGCGCCAGACCGACAGCAGCGGCTACACCATGGGCGCCGAGGCGCTGCTGCGCTGGCAGCGCCCGGGGAGCCAGCCAGTGTCGCCATCCGTGTTCATTCCGCTCGCCGAAGAGACCGGGCTGATCGTGCAGCTGGGCGAGTGGGTCCTGGAAGCGGCATGCCGCCAGCTGGTGGCCTGGGCCAGCCGCCCGGAAACCGCGCACCTGACGATGGCGATCAATGTGAGCGCGCGCCAGTTCCGCCAGCCGGCCTTCGTGGACCTGGTACTGCGGGTCATCGAGCGTACCGGCGCAGACCCGCGGCGGATCAAGCTCGAGCTGACCGAGAGCCTGCTGGTCGCGAACGTCGAGAATACGATCGACACCATGCACGCGCTCAAGGAGAAAGGGATCGGGTTCGCGCTCGACGATTTCGGCACAGGGTATTCCTCGCTCGCCTACCTGAAGCGCCTGCCGCTCGACCAGCTGAAAATCGACCAGTCTTTCGTGCGCGACGTGCTCACCGATCCGAACGACGCCGCGATCGCGCGCACGATCCTCGGGCTGGGCCGCACCCTGGGACTGGACGTGATCGCGGAAGGCGTCGAAACGGCGGACCAGCGCAACTTTCTTGCCATGCACGGATGCAGTGCGTTCCAGGGTTACCTGTTCGGACGGCCGGTGGCGGCGGAGCAGTTCTGA
- a CDS encoding DUF5335 domain-containing protein, with protein sequence MATAKLDKAAWQKTFDQMSKSLLVGKQVEIEVIGLDIGDQIEQEWIQLLGISYDPKDDLIEILVEGLDHLIPKPREVWLDHGATGLASMEVIQDDEVRQIIRLREPLMLPFSGTA encoded by the coding sequence ATGGCTACAGCAAAACTGGATAAAGCGGCATGGCAGAAAACTTTCGACCAGATGTCGAAATCGCTGCTGGTCGGGAAGCAGGTCGAGATCGAGGTGATCGGGCTCGATATCGGCGACCAGATCGAGCAGGAGTGGATTCAATTGCTGGGCATTAGCTACGACCCCAAGGACGATCTCATCGAAATTCTCGTCGAGGGCCTCGATCACCTGATCCCCAAGCCGCGCGAAGTCTGGCTCGATCACGGCGCCACCGGACTGGCCAGCATGGAAGTGATCCAGGACGACGAAGTGCGCCAGATTATCCGGCTGCGCGAGCCGCTGATGCTGCCCTTCTCCGGCACGGCGTGA
- a CDS encoding LLM class oxidoreductase, translating to MFAPDRLTLGVFFPIEAFSGDQPTMLGQEGLARRAEELGYAALWCRDVPLRDPSFGDVGQVYDPWVYLGWIAAQTSEIALATGALVLTLRHPLHTAKGVASVDRLSGNRLVLGIASGDRPVEFPAFGVDFEQRSALFRDNLRVVRTVLAEQFPTLQSSHGTLAGTADLIPKPMTPVPMLVTGHSGQPLDWIAKHADGWITYPRGLQRQAEVAAHWRAAVGIAAPGVFKPFVQSFYVDLSDDPDAAPTPIHLGFRGGRHFILRFLEAVRSIGVNHVILNFKYGARKAGDVLEEIGQEILPQLAASQP from the coding sequence ATGTTTGCGCCGGATCGGCTGACGCTCGGCGTGTTCTTCCCGATCGAGGCGTTCTCCGGCGACCAGCCGACGATGCTCGGCCAGGAAGGCCTGGCCCGGCGCGCCGAAGAACTCGGATACGCCGCGCTGTGGTGCCGCGACGTGCCGCTGCGCGACCCCAGCTTCGGCGACGTGGGCCAGGTCTACGATCCGTGGGTCTATCTCGGCTGGATCGCGGCGCAGACCAGCGAGATCGCGCTGGCCACCGGCGCCCTGGTCCTGACCCTGCGCCACCCCTTGCATACCGCCAAGGGCGTGGCATCGGTGGACCGGCTTTCGGGCAACCGCCTGGTCCTCGGCATTGCCTCCGGCGACCGGCCGGTCGAGTTCCCGGCCTTCGGCGTCGATTTCGAACAGCGTTCCGCCCTGTTCCGCGACAACCTGCGCGTCGTGCGCACGGTCCTTGCCGAGCAGTTCCCGACACTCCAGTCGTCCCACGGCACGCTGGCCGGGACCGCCGATCTCATCCCCAAGCCGATGACTCCCGTGCCGATGCTCGTTACCGGTCACAGCGGGCAGCCGCTGGACTGGATCGCGAAACATGCGGACGGGTGGATCACCTACCCGCGCGGACTCCAGCGCCAGGCCGAGGTGGCGGCGCACTGGCGCGCCGCGGTGGGAATTGCGGCACCCGGCGTCTTCAAGCCCTTCGTGCAATCGTTCTATGTCGACCTGAGCGACGATCCCGACGCTGCGCCCACGCCGATCCACCTGGGCTTTCGCGGCGGCCGGCACTTTATCCTGCGCTTTCTCGAGGCGGTACGCTCGATTGGGGTCAATCACGTCATCCTGAACTTCAAGTACGGCGCGCGCAAGGCCGGCGACGTGCTCGAAGAAATCGGCCAGGAGATCCTGCCGCAGCTGGCGGCATCCCAGCCTTGA
- the acuI gene encoding acrylyl-CoA reductase (NADPH), whose protein sequence is MFTAIVLNKNDDGSTAAQLAQLDDAQLPADGDVTVRVDYSTINYKDGLAITGKAPVVRSWPMVPGIDGAGEVIASSHPDWKEGDAFILNGWGVGEAHWGCLAQRAKLKGGWLIPRPPGMSARTAMAIGTAGYTAMLCVTALQEQGVDRNSGEILVTGASGGVGSIAIALLASQGYRVVASTGKLAEADYLKTLGAVEVIDRAALSAPGKPLQKERWAGVVDSVGSHTLANAVAQTRYGGTVTACGLAQGMDFPASVAPFILRSVRLIGIDSVMAPLPKRVAAWERLANELDANKLATITQEIGLAQAIALAPDLLAGKLRGRLVVNVNA, encoded by the coding sequence ATGTTCACTGCAATCGTGCTCAACAAGAACGATGACGGCAGCACCGCTGCCCAGCTTGCCCAGCTCGACGACGCGCAGTTGCCAGCCGATGGCGATGTGACCGTGCGCGTCGACTATTCGACAATCAACTACAAGGACGGCCTGGCCATCACCGGCAAGGCGCCTGTCGTGCGCAGCTGGCCGATGGTGCCCGGCATCGATGGCGCGGGCGAGGTCATTGCGTCGTCGCATCCGGACTGGAAGGAAGGCGACGCATTCATCCTGAACGGCTGGGGTGTCGGCGAAGCGCACTGGGGCTGCCTGGCGCAGCGTGCGAAACTGAAAGGCGGGTGGCTGATCCCACGGCCGCCGGGCATGTCGGCCAGGACCGCGATGGCAATCGGAACGGCGGGCTACACCGCGATGTTGTGCGTGACGGCCCTGCAGGAGCAAGGCGTCGACAGGAACAGCGGCGAGATCCTGGTGACCGGCGCATCGGGCGGCGTCGGCAGCATTGCGATTGCGCTCCTCGCCAGCCAGGGCTACCGCGTGGTCGCGTCCACCGGCAAGCTGGCCGAGGCCGATTACCTCAAGACCCTCGGCGCGGTCGAGGTCATCGATCGCGCCGCACTGTCCGCTCCCGGCAAACCGCTGCAGAAGGAACGCTGGGCCGGGGTCGTCGATTCCGTCGGCTCGCACACGCTGGCCAATGCGGTCGCACAGACCCGTTACGGCGGCACCGTCACGGCATGCGGACTGGCCCAGGGGATGGATTTCCCGGCGTCGGTTGCGCCATTCATCCTGCGCAGCGTCAGGCTGATCGGCATCGACAGTGTGATGGCGCCCCTGCCGAAACGCGTGGCAGCATGGGAGCGGCTGGCGAACGAACTGGACGCGAACAAACTGGCGACGATTACGCAGGAAATCGGATTGGCGCAGGCAATTGCCCTTGCCCCGGACCTGCTCGCCGGGAAGCTACGTGGCCGGCTGGTGGTGAACGTCAATGCCTGA
- a CDS encoding PRC-barrel domain-containing protein, with the protein MKRFIAVLTMSALPLWGGLASAQAPAQSTAQAPAAPVAGRAPLGVTVVEMEAIVVGWSAKHDLFGKTVVNDKNDKIGKIDDLIISPGKAGNTPAATFAIIGVGGFLGIGKRDVAIPTEQLKLQNKQLTLPGATKDALKAMPPFEYQKR; encoded by the coding sequence ATGAAACGGTTCATCGCAGTCTTGACGATGTCGGCTCTTCCCCTCTGGGGGGGCCTTGCATCGGCACAGGCACCGGCGCAGTCGACCGCGCAGGCCCCCGCCGCGCCAGTGGCTGGCCGGGCGCCCCTGGGGGTTACCGTGGTCGAGATGGAAGCGATTGTCGTCGGGTGGAGTGCCAAGCACGACCTGTTCGGCAAGACAGTGGTCAACGACAAGAACGATAAGATCGGCAAGATCGACGACCTGATCATTTCTCCAGGCAAGGCGGGCAACACGCCCGCAGCCACGTTCGCGATTATCGGCGTCGGTGGCTTCCTGGGCATCGGCAAACGGGACGTTGCCATCCCGACGGAGCAGTTGAAGCTCCAGAATAAACAGCTGACCTTGCCTGGGGCGACGAAGGATGCGCTGAAGGCCATGCCGCCGTTCGAATACCAGAAGAGGTAA
- a CDS encoding DsbA family protein, whose product MSLTKQIDETDHVLGPADAPVTLVEYGDFQCPHCRAAHFYLKNVLATMGEDMRFVFRHMPLTQVHPMAQAAAEAAEAADAQGKFWPMHDLIYENQDLLSPALLTRLGQRLGLDMQRFTDDVVSHRFLSKVKEDFMGAVRSGAAGTPSFFINGEPYEGGFDDESLIDALRFAAQVRAPHPSRGQHAPRPRAH is encoded by the coding sequence ATGAGTCTGACAAAGCAGATCGATGAAACCGACCACGTGCTGGGACCGGCGGATGCGCCGGTGACACTGGTCGAGTATGGCGATTTCCAGTGCCCGCACTGCAGGGCGGCGCATTTTTATTTGAAGAACGTGTTGGCGACGATGGGTGAGGACATGCGTTTCGTGTTCCGCCACATGCCGCTGACCCAGGTCCACCCGATGGCGCAAGCGGCGGCCGAGGCGGCCGAGGCGGCGGACGCGCAAGGCAAGTTCTGGCCCATGCACGACTTGATCTACGAGAACCAGGACCTGCTCAGTCCAGCGCTGCTGACGCGGCTCGGGCAACGCCTCGGGCTCGACATGCAGCGTTTCACCGACGATGTGGTGTCCCACCGCTTCCTGTCCAAGGTGAAAGAGGACTTCATGGGCGCCGTGCGCAGCGGCGCGGCGGGCACGCCCAGCTTTTTCATCAACGGCGAACCGTATGAAGGCGGCTTCGACGACGAATCGCTGATCGACGCACTGCGTTTTGCCGCGCAGGTGCGTGCTCCACACCCGTCGAGGGGGCAGCACGCCCCACGGCCGCGGGCGCACTGA
- a CDS encoding redoxin domain-containing protein yields the protein MEALKAGARAPEFELNSTPDQRIKLSEFRGQRVILAFYPADWSPVCGDQLALYNELRDEFAKHRAICIGISVDGAWSHAAFREHRGYKLALLSDFEPKGAVARDYSVYRTREGVSERALFVIDEEGVIRWAYVSPIGINPGADGILKVLEEMDGSRS from the coding sequence ATGGAAGCATTGAAGGCGGGCGCACGCGCCCCGGAGTTCGAACTCAATTCCACGCCCGACCAGCGGATCAAGCTCTCGGAGTTTCGTGGCCAGCGAGTGATTCTCGCGTTCTATCCGGCTGACTGGAGCCCGGTCTGCGGCGACCAGCTGGCACTCTACAACGAGCTGCGCGATGAGTTCGCCAAACACAGGGCGATCTGCATCGGCATTTCAGTGGACGGCGCCTGGTCCCATGCCGCCTTTCGCGAGCACCGCGGCTACAAACTTGCGCTGCTGTCCGACTTCGAGCCCAAGGGCGCGGTCGCACGCGACTACAGCGTCTATCGGACCAGGGAAGGTGTCAGCGAACGGGCCTTGTTCGTCATCGATGAGGAAGGCGTGATTCGCTGGGCGTATGTTTCGCCGATCGGCATCAATCCGGGCGCCGACGGTATCCTCAAGGTGCTGGAAGAAATGGATGGGAGCAGATCATGA
- a CDS encoding glutathione-independent formaldehyde dehydrogenase, whose product MKAVVYRGPQQVAVENVPDPKIERPTDAIVKITSTNICGSDLHMYEGRTDFEQGRVFGHENLGVVQEVGPAVERLKPGDWVCLPFNISCGHCKNCERGLTAYCLRANEPGMAGGAFGFADMGPWQGGQAEYLRVPWADFMALKLPPDAAERQVDYVMCADIFPTGWHATELAGMKPGDAVVIYGSGPVGLMAAHSAMIKGACSVMVVDCHPDRLKLAKSIGAIPIDYSKEDPVQRVMDLTHGKGADAGCECVGYQCHDPSPHRHERPNLTMNNLVASVKFTGGIGVVGVFIPQDPNASDELEKKGQIAFDWGMCWFKGQRIATGQCNVKAYNRQLRDLIHAGRAKPSFIVSHELKLEQAPDAYQHFDVRDHGWTKVVLHPGS is encoded by the coding sequence ATGAAAGCTGTCGTCTATCGAGGTCCCCAGCAGGTCGCAGTCGAAAACGTGCCGGATCCGAAAATCGAACGTCCCACGGACGCCATCGTCAAAATTACCAGTACCAACATCTGCGGCTCCGACCTCCACATGTACGAAGGCCGGACCGATTTCGAACAGGGCCGTGTCTTCGGCCACGAAAACCTCGGTGTGGTCCAGGAAGTGGGACCGGCGGTCGAGCGGCTCAAGCCCGGCGACTGGGTGTGCCTGCCCTTCAACATCAGTTGTGGCCACTGCAAGAACTGCGAGCGCGGCCTGACCGCCTACTGCCTGCGCGCGAATGAACCGGGCATGGCCGGCGGCGCCTTCGGCTTTGCCGACATGGGGCCATGGCAGGGTGGCCAGGCCGAATACCTGCGGGTGCCCTGGGCCGACTTCATGGCCCTGAAGCTGCCGCCGGACGCTGCGGAGAGGCAAGTCGACTACGTGATGTGCGCCGACATCTTCCCGACCGGCTGGCACGCGACCGAACTGGCCGGCATGAAGCCCGGCGATGCGGTGGTCATCTACGGTTCCGGGCCGGTGGGCCTGATGGCCGCGCACTCGGCGATGATCAAGGGAGCCTGCAGCGTGATGGTGGTCGACTGCCATCCCGACCGGCTCAAGCTGGCCAAGTCGATCGGCGCGATCCCGATCGATTATTCGAAGGAAGACCCGGTGCAGCGCGTCATGGACCTGACCCACGGAAAGGGTGCGGACGCCGGTTGCGAATGCGTCGGCTACCAGTGCCACGATCCCTCGCCGCACCGCCACGAGCGCCCCAACCTGACGATGAACAACCTGGTTGCGTCAGTCAAGTTCACGGGCGGGATCGGGGTGGTCGGCGTGTTCATTCCACAGGACCCGAATGCATCGGACGAACTCGAGAAAAAGGGACAGATCGCGTTCGACTGGGGCATGTGCTGGTTCAAGGGACAGCGCATCGCCACCGGCCAGTGCAACGTCAAGGCCTACAACCGGCAGTTGCGCGACCTCATCCACGCCGGCCGGGCCAAGCCGTCGTTCATCGTGTCCCACGAGCTGAAACTGGAGCAGGCGCCTGACGCCTACCAGCACTTCGACGTGCGCGACCACGGGTGGACCAAGGTGGTCCTGCACCCCGGATCCTAG
- the lhpI gene encoding bifunctional Delta(1)-pyrroline-2-carboxylate/Delta(1)-piperideine-2-carboxylate reductase, whose amino-acid sequence MKKIDRAATRQALPFDALIDAIARMFVSGCQVPPRHVHAVGDGKGAEGTVLIMPAWHGDYMGIKTVNIFPGNAARGRPGLYSTYILYSAATGEPLAQMDGNEITSRRTAAASALAARHLARPDARRLVVAGSGRVASLLPEAYQAVLPIEEVTVWSRNPEAARRLAGELSLEGCSVRAGTDLAQAVRMADIVSCATLATEPIIRGEWLAPGSHLDLIGGFTPAMREADDACFTGSRLYVDTVEALQKSGDLLGPMSRGVFAAEDVAGTLESICRGQAGREDGGVRTVFKSVGTALEDLAAAILVYEG is encoded by the coding sequence ATGAAAAAGATCGATCGTGCCGCCACCCGGCAGGCACTGCCGTTTGACGCCCTGATCGACGCGATCGCACGCATGTTCGTGAGCGGATGCCAGGTGCCGCCCCGGCACGTGCATGCGGTCGGCGACGGCAAGGGGGCGGAGGGGACCGTGCTCATCATGCCGGCCTGGCATGGCGATTACATGGGCATCAAGACCGTCAACATCTTCCCCGGCAATGCCGCGCGCGGCCGGCCGGGCCTGTATTCCACCTATATCCTGTACAGCGCCGCGACCGGCGAGCCCCTGGCGCAAATGGACGGCAATGAAATCACCTCGCGCCGCACCGCGGCCGCTTCCGCGCTGGCGGCGCGCCACCTGGCGCGGCCCGACGCACGGCGCCTGGTCGTTGCCGGTTCCGGCCGCGTCGCCAGCCTGCTTCCAGAGGCCTACCAGGCCGTGCTGCCGATCGAGGAGGTCACGGTCTGGAGCCGCAACCCGGAAGCGGCACGCCGCCTGGCCGGTGAGCTGAGTCTGGAAGGATGCAGCGTGCGGGCCGGCACCGACCTTGCGCAGGCGGTCCGCATGGCCGACATCGTGTCCTGCGCGACGCTGGCGACGGAACCCATCATCCGCGGCGAGTGGCTCGCGCCCGGCAGCCATCTCGACCTGATCGGCGGCTTCACGCCGGCGATGCGCGAAGCGGACGACGCCTGCTTTACGGGCAGCCGCCTGTATGTCGACACCGTGGAGGCCTTGCAGAAATCGGGAGATTTGCTGGGGCCCATGTCACGTGGCGTATTTGCCGCGGAAGATGTCGCGGGGACACTGGAATCGATTTGCCGCGGGCAGGCGGGCAGGGAGGATGGGGGCGTGCGGACCGTCTTCAAGTCGGTCGGCACAGCGCTCGAAGACCTGGCCGCCGCGATCCTGGTGTATGAAGGATAG